Within Harpia harpyja isolate bHarHar1 chromosome 4, bHarHar1 primary haplotype, whole genome shotgun sequence, the genomic segment GGTGGAAATGGGGTACCGTGCCCATCCCACGTCCATCCATCCCACGTTCTCCGGGAGGGATGCTGGGATGGAGATGGGGTCCATTGCCCACCCATGCCATGTTCTCCAGGAGGTACACCAGGGTGGAAGTGGGGTACCATGCCACCCATCCCATTTTCATCCATCTCCAACATCCAGGAGGGATGCTGAGACGCTGGGATGTTCTCCAGGAGGAGAGGGGTCCCATGCTCACCCATCCTATGTCCATCCATCCCATGTTCTCTGGTTGGGGTGCTAGGATGGAGATGGGGTACCGTGTCCATCCATCCCATGTTCTCCAGGAGGTACACCAGGATGGGAACGGGGTACCATGCCCACCCATCCCATTTCCATCCATCCCCTATTCTCCAGGAGGGATATTGGGATGGAAATGGGGGTACCGTGTCCATCCATCCCGTGTTCTCCAGGAGGTACACCAGAAGGGAGAGGGGTCCCGTGCTCACCCATCCTGTGTCCATCCATCCCATGTTCCCTGTGTGGGATGCTGGGATGAAGATGGGGTACCATGCTCACCGATCCCGCTTCCATCCTTCCCCAGTTGTCCAGGAGGGGTGCTGGGATGGAGATGGGGTACCACATCTGCGTGTCCCGTGTTTTCAAGGAAGGACGCTGGGAATGACACAGGTCATCACATCTACTCATCCCAAGGTCTCCAGGAGAATCCTGCGATGGAGAGGTGGCCCCACGTCCTCCACTCCCGCACCCTTCAGGAGTGACGCCTGCACAGAGACGGGATCCCACGTCGCTCAGGCAGGACGGTGGGATGGAGACGGGCTCCCACTTCCACCCATCCCACGTCATCAGGGCAGGGCGGTGGGATGGAGACAGTATCCTCCATCTGCCTTGGGAAACCCAACCCTCGTTAGGGACATCCCTAATTGCCCGGGGGGGGTGCATCCTGCTTTCTGGCAGCTTCGTCTCCTTTAAGAGCGGCACAGCGAGTAGCCGAATTTAGCCGGCGCGGCCGCCTGTCCTCGCTGGCATCAGGCCAGGGCTCTGCCGGCCTCGGCGAGATCCTGCTCCAGCACCCGTGGCCGGGGGGGACACAATGGGGCCAGGAACACCCGGGGGGGCCAATCTGCCtacagcacccatgggtgctggtcCCTGTGGCCTCAGGTCTCTGCTGGCTTCGTCCTCGTGGAGGTTAAGGCACACCAAGCTGCGAGCGAGCAGCTGCCTCTGAGTTGGGGACAGCCAGCGATGTCCCCACCGAGGCCCTGGGACCTGTCACGCTGTTAAGGGCTAACAGGAATGATCAGTGGGGATGCATGAGGTGTCACCATGAGCTGTCCCgtgtcacctccctgctccccatCACCTCTCCAGCTCTCTGGCCACCCCCTGCATCACTGGTGGGGACACAGGATGAGGGGggagggtgatggggggggggagagggacgCCACTGCCCTGCCAGAATTGTcacccagggctgagctggtgggacaggtCCCCACGGGGCAAAGGGGGGAGCCCctgggggacaggggatggggcaGCCCAGGGGACAGGGGAGCCTGAGGGCCACAGGGACAGGACTGCCCATGGGACAGGGTCCCATCCTCTGTCCCATCCCAGGAGAGAGGGGACAGGAGAGCCCATGGATATGGGGACAGGGGAGCTTGTGGCCAGGTGATGGGGACCCCGTGGTCCAGGGGACAGGACAGCCAGCTGCCAGGGGACAGGAGTGACCATGCACTGGGGGACAGGAGCACTGGGACAGCCAATGCTGGGGACCGCCCATGACCCGTCCTTCTCCCAGTGAGACCAGTTCCTTCCTccagcacccccttccctgcACTGGTTTCACCCCTGGGACTCTCTCCTTGCTGGGACAGAGCCCAGCGCCATCACCCCATGGCTGACCTGACCATGGCTGGTCCTTCTGGGGACCTCCCTGTCCCCATTCCTGCCGGCACGAGCCCTGTGAGCCTCCTCAGGCACTGGTGTGATGAGTTGTGGGTGctctggggctgggcagggcaggcgTTTGCCAGAGCGGGAGGGGCCAGGGTGCACTTTAATTGACTTCTGCCGTGTTGGGCAGCTGTGAAAACAGAGCGGGGCTCATTAGGGGACATCAAAGGACCCTCAGCACGGCCGGGCGGGGGGACGCGGCAGGACTCGCCACTGGCGTTTGCTCCCTCTTTGCTTGGCttaaaagaggaagaggaggatgggaGTCACCAgcctgggagggctggggctcagctgtgtGCAGTGAGGAGTTCCCTGTCCCCTGTGCCCTGTCCCTGGGGTTAGCTGGACCTGGGGGGACCCGTTCTTTGGGTTAGCCACCCCAGGGGTGACCTGTCCCCTGGGTTACCTGGACATGGGGTGATCCATCCCTGGGGTTAGTTGGACTTGGAGTGATCCGTCCCTGGGGTGACCTGTCTCTGGGGTGACCTGTCCCCAGGGTTAGTTGGACCTGAGGTGACCCATCCCTGAGGTGACCCAGCCCTGGGGTGACCCATCCCTAGGGTGACCACTCCCTGGGGTGACCCATCCCCAGCGTGATCCATCTCCAGGGTGACCTGGACTCGTCACCAAGGTTCGTTGGACCTGGGGTGGCCCATTCCCAGGGAGATCCAACCTTGGGGTTAGCCTGACCCAGGGTGACCCATCCCTCGGTTGACAGAccaggggacagaggggacacaCACTGACCGTTGCTTGCAGAcaccctccagctccttccccgcTCGGGCTGCAAATGGTCCCAAGAGCCAAAAACCTCCAAAAAACTCCGACCCCTCTCccaaaaaaaagctttctgaaaggctCTGGGCTGAGCCACATGGCCGCTGCCACGGCAGGATCTGGCCCAACTCCTCCAATTCCAGCTCCAAACCTCCCTGGCCATTGCAGAAACCCGCAGGGCCGGCAAAGGGGGGGACACAGACACAGACCCCGCAGGTGGGTCCTAGCAGCACCCATGAGGTGGTAAGCACCCACAAAGCCCAGCCGCCGGGTGCAGTCTCTGCAATCTCAGCTCTGTTTTCAAAGCCAGGACACcgaagcctttaaaaaaaaatcatctcccaGCTCCTGCATTCCTGGGTGGAGAGTTTACATTCCCCCCGTCCCCTGGCAATCCGCGCTTCGCCTCTGGAAAACAAAGCGGCCTTGGGTGGGATCTGCCTTTTGGGGAGCGGGACCCTCCAACTGGATAATAAGAACCAGCTGATGGGCAGCACCCCCAGACCAAAGAACCCAGTACCAGGGCTGGATACGGCCCTGGGATCCCCTATGGCATGGCTGGACCCACCCATGGGATGATGGCACCTTTGGGTGCATGGAGTTGAGGGGTGCAAGGTGGGGGGTGTCCCCCCATCCCCTTGGCCAAGGCTCGTCCTGCCAATGTCACCACCAGTGCGGtttccacccctccccaccccgggaGGGAGGCAAAGACATCGGCAGCGATAAAATCAACCCCATTTTAATTCCCATTTTGAGAGCCACTGAAAGAAGGGGGCATaagggggggcagaggggtgccgggggggtcccggccagCCCAGCCTATCCCTCAAACTGCTTCTCTGAACCACGGAGCAGGGGGAAAAACCCTGGATATGTTTCccccctcttctctcccccctTCCAAGTCATCGCTGGAAAATTAAACCGGATCCAAAgagtttttcctttccaaaatgtgcTGGAGAGGCACTGCCTTAACCCTTTCGGTTCCCGCTTTTCCCTTCACTGGAGAATTGGGATTTTTAAGAGAGTTTTGGGATCGTCCTGGGGCTTTGCTGGGGAAAGGGGAATGGCTCAATCCCCCCGCAAACCCCCTTTGGGCTCAGAGGatccaaaaaaccccccaaaatgatGGCAAGCAGAAGCTTCGGGGCTTCCAGGGGACGGTTTTGAGGCGCCCGTAGGGTCAGCACTCCCCCGGCCTGGTCTTCCTCTCCATTTTgggaagagtattttttttttaatttcaattaaatcCAGCTGATTAAATCCATCCTTCCCCTCCCCGAGATCTGCGCCAGCCCCCCTCCAGCTGAGCCCCCCCATCGCCCATCTCCAGCATCGCCCAAATCCCAACAAGCCGAACCGGAGCTCGGACCCGCTTTTCTCCGGAGACTTGGGATCGGAGCCAAAACCCCCTAATCCTATAGAAAATGTCAGCTATTtcctccgggggggggggcacaggagaGGCCCCCCCCTTCCActgcaaaccaaaaaaatccttattttgggggttaaatagatattttttcccctgcaaagcaCTTTGTTCCAGCTGGAGGGGAGATGCTGGCTCATCCCCACAGTGCAATGGAAGCGGAGCGGGGGCCTGGCAGCACCcatgggacaccccccccctccatttaattcttgatttttgggggaaaaaaaaagccctcggGAATAAGTTAGTGGTGTTTTTTTAGTCGTTTGTATTTGCAAAGGactgtttaaaaagtaatttgggaGGAAGAGTCTGCAGCCAAGCTGGGGGGAAGGTACAGGCAGGGCGGTGCAGGCAGGGGTACAGGCAGAGACCCCAACCCCGGGTGGCTGGGAGGAGGGCAGCCCTGTCACAGCACCTTTTGGGAGCGAGCAAAGGGGGGTaggtaataaaaaaatcaactttctTGGGGAGGTTccaaaaggagagggagaaaaatgggatttttattggtttttttttttcttttttttaccccccctTTTTTCAGGGCTCGGCGGAGCTGCCCGTGCCCGGGGAGAGCCGGTCCGGAGCGGGCCCGGGCCGTTCCCGGAGCCGTTCCCGGAGCCCCTCGGCCAACGCCAACAGcccccggcggccccgcgggaAGGGGGGATCCCAACCCGGGTAgcggagagagggggagaggagggcgagaattctctcccccatctcggcaggttttttcccctttttctccttttttttccgttttttcccctcctttttctcgTTTCCcaacctttttttctcccctcctttttctccctttttttcctttttctcccttttcttccctccttttttctctccttttcctctcctcttttccctgtcccttttcttttttccctcccctttctcctttttttcctctcccctttctcctttttttctcccctttctcctttttttctcccttttctcctttttttctcccttttctcctttttttccctcttttttgttttaaatagaaatatataattaaatttaCAAATGCTATTTACAggtttaattacaaaaaaaaaaaaaaaaccaaagagaaagagagacacCCCTTAGACGTtaataaatctaaaaataaaaaatatataataaaacccccccaaaaaattcaAGCCGAAGGGCAGCAGCGGCcaggcttggggaggggggggggtcacaCCGTCGTCTCGCCCTGCTTGCTGTTGGTGAGTCGCGTGTAGAACTTCCTCCACGAGTGCAGGGTTTTACCCGACCATATCCAAAAGCCGGAGGTGATGCCCACAATGAGAGTCATGAGATACTTGATCATGTAGACGGTGAAATCGGGGGTCATGCGGGGGGTGAAGTGGAGCGGGCAGGGGATGGCTAAGCTCTTGCAGTTCTGGCTGATCCAGCTGCGCTCCCAGTGCTCACGGAAAGCCTGCTCGTAGAAATAACAAGCAATGACAATGGTGGCCGGGACAGTGTAGAGGACGCTGAAGACCCCGATGCGAACCATCAACCGCTCCAGCTTCTCTGTTTTGGTTCCACCATGTTTCATGATGGTGCGGATGCGGAAGAGGGAGACGAAGCCGGCCAGAAGGAAGGAGGTACCGATGAAGAGGTAGACGAAGAGTGGGGCCAACACGAAGCCCCGGAGAGGGTCGATGTTGTTGAGGCCCACGAAGCAGACGCCGCTCAGCAGGTCCCCGTCGATCTGTCCCATGGCCAGGATGGTGATGGTCTTGACGGCCGGCACGGCCCAGGCGGCCAAGTGGAAGTACTGGGAGTTGGCCTCGATGGCCTCGTGGCCCCACTTCATGCCAGCGGCCAGGAACCAGGTGAGGGAGAGGATGACCCACCAGATTGAGCTGGCCATGCTGAAGAAGTAGAGCATCATGAAGAGGATGGTGCAACCTTCCTTCTTGGTGCCCTGCACCACCGTGCGGTAGCCATCCTCCTGGAAACGCTCGTTGCAGACCACCCTCTCCTCCAGCACGAAGCCAGCGATGTAGGCCACCGACACCATGGTGTAGCACCCCGAGAGGAAGATGATGGGTCGCTCGGGGTAGCGGAAACGCTGCATGTCCACCAGGTAGGTGGTGACGGTGAAGAAGGTGGAGGCGCAGCACAGGACGGACCAGATGAGGATCCAGATACGGGCGAAACGGATCTCGTCCTCGTTGAAGAACATGTGGCCATCGGGCCGGGTGGGCTCGCAGGGCGCCGCACAGTCCTTCTCGCCCAAGAACTTGTAGTTGAGGTAGCTGGGCACCTTCAGCGCCCGCGGACAGTGGAAGGGGGTGGTCGAGGGTGGCGTAACGAGGGGCACCCGGGGTCCCCTGGCCGGCCAACGGCGTGGCACTGGTGAGCAACGCTGGCGAACCGCCGTCCTCTGAATGGTTCTGCCCCACGCAGATCTGCTCGGCGCCATGCCGGGGGAAATTCTCGCAACGTAATCGCTCCGGCCATTGGAAACCAAATTTATTCATGAGGGCTTCGCAGCCCTGGCGTGCCCGCTCGCAGATGGAGCGGCACGGCGGGATGGCCTGCTCCAGCACCGTGCAGACCGGCGCGTacatggagcagaggaagaactTGAGCTCCAACGAGCACTGGACCTTCACCAAGGGGTAGAACTGGTGGACCTCCAACCCTGCGTCCTCCTGGTTGGTGTGACCCAGCAGGTTGGGCATGATGGTCTGGTTGTAGGCGATGTCGGTGCAGAGCGGGATGGAGATGGGTTGGCAGAAGCCATGGTCGGGGATGGAGATGCCCTTCTCACCGTGCAGCTGGCTCCAGCACGGCGCCGGCACGCTTAGCCCCACCAGCAGCCAGGCCAGGGCGGGCAGCACCCTGGGGGGGCCCATGGCGCCCTGAGCCGCTGTGCCCAGATTTATGGTGCCCGGTGCCCAGCCGGCCCGCCGGTCCTCCTTCTGGATCTGCCGTGCCCGGTGCTGCCTGGATGGT encodes:
- the FZD2 gene encoding LOW QUALITY PROTEIN: frizzled-2 (The sequence of the model RefSeq protein was modified relative to this genomic sequence to represent the inferred CDS: inserted 2 bases in 1 codon); this encodes MGPPRVLPALAWLLVGLSVPAPCWSQLHGEKGISIPDHGFCQPISIPLCTDIAYNQTIMPNLLGHTNQEDAGLEVHQFYPLVKVQCSLELKFFLCSMYAPVCTVLEQAIPPCRSICERARQGCEALMNKFGFQWPERLRCENFPRHGAEQICVGQNHSEDGGSPALLTSATPLAGQGTPGAPRYATLDHXPFHCPRALKVPSYLNYKFLGEKDCAAPCEPTRPDGHMFFNEDEIRFARIWILIWSVLCCASTFFTVTTYLVDMQRFRYPERPIIFLSGCYTMVSVAYIAGFVLEERVVCNERFQEDGYRTVVQGTKKEGCTILFMMLYFFSMASSIWWVILSLTWFLAAGMKWGHEAIEANSQYFHLAAWAVPAVKTITILAMGQIDGDLLSGVCFVGLNNIDPLRGFVLAPLFVYLFIGTSFLLAGFVSLFRIRTIMKHGGTKTEKLERLMVRIGVFSVLYTVPATIVIACYFYEQAFREHWERSWISQNCKSLAIPCPLHFTPRMTPDFTVYMIKYLMTLIVGITSGFWIWSGKTLHSWRKFYTRLTNSKQGETTV